The Urocitellus parryii isolate mUroPar1 chromosome 6, mUroPar1.hap1, whole genome shotgun sequence genome includes a window with the following:
- the Cox16 gene encoding cytochrome c oxidase assembly protein COX16 homolog, mitochondrial yields MVAPAVLRALRKNKTLSYGVPMLLLVVGGSFGLREFSQIRYDAVKIKIDPELEKKLKMNKVSLESEYEKIKDSTFEDWKNIRGPRPWEDPDLLQGQNSETLKTKTT; encoded by the exons ATGGTTGCACCAGCAGTGTTGCGTGCCTTGCGCAAAAACAAGACCCTTAGCTACGGAGTCCCGATGTTG ttGCTGGTTGTTGGAGGTTCTTTTGGTCTTCGTGAATTTTCACAAATCCGATATGATGCTGTGAAGATTAAA atTGATcctgaattggaaaaaaaactgaaaatgaataaagtatcTTTAGAGTCAGAGTATGAG AAAATAAAGGACTCTACTTTTGAAGACTGGAAGAATATCCGAGGTCCGAGACCTTGGGAAGATCCTGATCTACTCCAAGGACAAAATTCAGAAACCCTTAAGACTAAGACAACATGA